ATTCGAGATCGCGACGAGGGTGTTGCTGTCGAGTGACTCCACGAATCCGTCCCCGACGGTGTTGAGCGAGGTGCGGAAAGTGCGCACTTCGAATCCGCCCAGGACGCGCTCCTGGATGTTCGCGTTGATGGCGCGGTCGTTGATGAGCGATCCGCCCGTGTGGTCGACGAAGTTCACGCCGTCGAAGTGACCGGCGCGTAGCTCGGTGATCTGGCTGATCGCGCCCGTCACCGGGTTCTGGTGGCACTCGGCGCAGGCCTGGGCGTTGTAGACCGGCCCGAGGCCGTCGGCGATCTCCTCACGGCTCTCGAACTCCGCCCGGTCGACGTCGAACGTCGCCTGGGACACGAAGCCGTTGGTGAGGTTGTCGTATCCGGTCGGCGCCTCGGTGGACGCTGACTGGGAGATGACGATCGGAACGGCGAAAAGAGCGAGGGCGGCGAACAGAACTAAGTGCTTGGCTCGACTCATCGGAGCCTCCATGTGAGTAAGGGACACGCATCCCTATCGAGGACGGGGGCGCGCGATCGGTCCCGGTCCCGTGAGCGGGGCACCTGAGAGATGTCTTCCGGCTGGATCTGGCGGCTGGTTGTGGTTCGGCCTCTCTCGGCGTGCACAGGCGGCGAGAGCCTAATCTCCTCCCCCGAGAAAATTTGTGATGCGCCCGGCCCCCCAAGAGCCGGATTGCATCGGATGTTGCGACCCTACGCCCGTTCCCTATTTCTGTCAATAGGGAAAAAACGAGCGGACCGCGGGCGATTCGCGCATGGCGGCAACCCGTCGGGCGCCGAGCTCCCCCCCCCGCGATCCGGACCACCACGCGTCGTTGACACCCGCGGCGGCATCCCCTATAGAATCTGGGCCGTCGTGGGGCCGAGCCGGACCCGCACCGCGCGATTCGGCCCGCCGCGTCGCATCGACCCCGAACCCCGGGAGACCCAGAGGCTTGCTCCAGGCTTTCGTCATCACGCTCCGCGAGGGGCTCGAGGCCTTTCTCATCGTCGCGATCAGCCTCGCGTACCTGAGGCGATCGGGGCGCGGCGATCTCGCGCGGGCCGTGCACTTCGGGATCGGCGTCGCGATCCTGCTGAGCGTCGGCGTCGGCGTCCTCCTCGGGCGCGCCAACAGCCAGTCGCTCTGGGAGGGGATCCTCGCCCTCGTCGCGGCCGTCCTCGTCGCCTCCCTCACCGTCCACATGTGGCGCGTCGCGAGAAAGCTCAAGGGCGAGATCGAGGTGAGGCTGGAAGCCCAGTCGGCCCGATCGGGGCGCGCCGCCTTCCTCGGCGTCTTCCTCTTCACCCTCCTGATGATCACCCGGGAGGGGATGGAGACGGCGCTCCTGATGAACACCCTCCTCTTCCAGGTCAAGTCGGCCACGGTCATCCTCGGCGCGACGCTCGGCACCCTCTCGGCCGCCGCCATCGCCTGGCTCTGGACGCGCTACGGCCACCGCGTGAACCTCGCGAGCTTCTTCCAGGTCACCGCCGTCTTCCTCTTCGTCTTCGTCATCCAGCTCGTGATCTACGGCTTCCACGAGCTGAGCGAGGCCGCCGTCCTCCCGAACAGCGAGGCGCTCCACTGGGCCACCGAGCCGTACGGCCCCGACGGCATCTACGGCCAGTACCTCAGCTACCTCCTGGTCCTGCTGCCGCTCGCCTGGCTCGGCGTCGCCTCGCTGCGTCGCCCCCGCGCCTCTCGCCCCGCGAGCCCCTCGGTCCGCACCGGCCCCCCGACCCCCCCCAGCCCCTCGGCTCCGAAGGCCTGACGGAAGGAGGCTTCATGCCCCAGACGCCGCACGCCGAGAAGCACTTCACCTCCGGCGCCGTCGTCCGCGACATCGTCATCGGGATGTCCGACGGCCTCACCGTCCCCTTCGCCCTCGCCGCCGGCCTCACGGGAGCCATCGCGTCGTCCGGCATCGTCGTCACCGCCGGCCTCGCCGAGATCGCCGCCGGCGCGATCGCGATGGGCCTCGGCGGCTACCTCGCCGCCCGCAGCGACGCCGAGCACTACGACAACGAACGGAAGCGCGAGGTGCGCGAGATCCACGAGAAGCCCGAGGCCGAGATGTACGAGGTCGTCGAATCGCTCGAGCGCTACGGCCTCTCCCCCGAGGAGTGCCGCCCCATCGTCGACTCGCTCCGCGCCCACCCCGACGCCTGGGCCGACTTCATGATGCGCTTCGAGCTCGGCCTCGAGAAGCCCGATCCGGGCCGCGCCCTCGCCAGCGCCGTCACCATCGGCGGCGCCTACATCGCCGGCGGCCTCGTCCCGCTCGCCCCGTACTTCTTCACCGAGACATCCACGGCCGCCCTCGGCGCCTCCGTCGCCATGACCGCGACTGCGCTCCTCGTCTTCGGCTACGTGAAGGGGACCTTCACCGGCGCCCGCCCCGTGCGCAGCTCCCTCCAGACCCTCCTGATCGGGAGCCTCGCCGCGGCCGCCGCCTTCGCCCAGAAAACCATGACGAACGCGATAGACGCCGCATTGTCGGGTTTGCAGGATCGCTTCAACAGCCTCGATCGGACCGCGTCCCGCATCGCGAAGGACGCCCCCGGCGAGGACCTTCCGGGCGATCTCGTGCAGCTCATGATCGACACGAACGGAGTGAAGGCCGACGTCGCCGTCCTCAAGACGCAGGACGAGATGATCGGCTCGATCCTCGACGTTCTCGCGTGAAGCGCCGGCCGCGCGCAAACCCGGCCAACGGCTCGCGTGTCCCCTCTGGCCTCGCACCGACTCCGTGCTACGATGCCCGGACCAACCCCCGGTCGGCAGGACAACGGAGGCCCCCCGTGAGCGACAAGCTGGTTCTCTACGTCGGCGAGAAGAACATGTCGTCGTGGTCGATGCGCCCCTACGTGGCGCTCGTCGAGAAGGAGATCCCCTTCGACGAAAAGACGGTCCTCATCCGCGAGGACAAGGACCGGGCCCGCCGTCGAGCCCTGTCGCCCACCGGCAAGGTCCCGGTCCTCCAGCACGGCGACCTCATGATCCCCGACTCTCTGGCGATTATCGAGTACCTCGAGGAGACCTTCCCGCCCCCGAAGCACAAGCCCCTCTGGCCCGCCGACACCCGCCAGCGCGCGCACGCCCGATGGCTCGCCGCCGCGATGCACGCAGGCTTCGCGAAGCTCCGCGAGTCGATGTCGTTCAACC
This is a stretch of genomic DNA from Acidobacteriota bacterium. It encodes these proteins:
- a CDS encoding FTR1 family protein, giving the protein MLQAFVITLREGLEAFLIVAISLAYLRRSGRGDLARAVHFGIGVAILLSVGVGVLLGRANSQSLWEGILALVAAVLVASLTVHMWRVARKLKGEIEVRLEAQSARSGRAAFLGVFLFTLLMITREGMETALLMNTLLFQVKSATVILGATLGTLSAAAIAWLWTRYGHRVNLASFFQVTAVFLFVFVIQLVIYGFHELSEAAVLPNSEALHWATEPYGPDGIYGQYLSYLLVLLPLAWLGVASLRRPRASRPASPSVRTGPPTPPSPSAPKA
- a CDS encoding VIT1/CCC1 transporter family protein — translated: MPQTPHAEKHFTSGAVVRDIVIGMSDGLTVPFALAAGLTGAIASSGIVVTAGLAEIAAGAIAMGLGGYLAARSDAEHYDNERKREVREIHEKPEAEMYEVVESLERYGLSPEECRPIVDSLRAHPDAWADFMMRFELGLEKPDPGRALASAVTIGGAYIAGGLVPLAPYFFTETSTAALGASVAMTATALLVFGYVKGTFTGARPVRSSLQTLLIGSLAAAAAFAQKTMTNAIDAALSGLQDRFNSLDRTASRIAKDAPGEDLPGDLVQLMIDTNGVKADVAVLKTQDEMIGSILDVLA
- a CDS encoding glutathione S-transferase N-terminal domain-containing protein, translating into MVLYVGEKNMSSWSMRPYVALVEKEIPFDEKTVLIREDKDRARRRALSPTGKVPVLQHGDLMIPDSLAIIEYLEETFPPPKHKPLWPADTRQRAHARWLAAAMHAGFAKLRESMSFNLCFLETVPPATPDAVAEAKEVLSYWESALDAKTGRGPFLFGSFGAVDAMYAPVVVRLTAFKVDTAHTPKSAAYMKSVLAHPPVKRWMDAARALPPVAAY